In Brachypodium distachyon strain Bd21 chromosome 2, Brachypodium_distachyon_v3.0, whole genome shotgun sequence, one genomic interval encodes:
- the LOC100824059 gene encoding guanine nucleotide-binding protein alpha-1 subunit has product MSVLTCVLESMGSSCSRPHLNEAEAAENGKSAEIDRRILQETKAEQHIHKLLLLGAGESGKSTIFKQIKLLFQTGFDEAELRSYISVIHANVYQTIKILYDGAKELAQVEPESSKYVISPDNQEIGEKISEIGGRLDYPLLCEELVHDIRKLWEDPAIQETYSRGSILQVPDCAQYFMENLDRLAEADYVPTKEDVLHARVRTNGVVEIQFSPLGESKRGGEIYRLYDVGGQRNERRKWIHLFEGVDAVVFCAAISEYDQMLFEDEAQNRMMETKELFDWVLKQRCFEKTSFMLFLNKFDIFERKIQKVPLTVCDWFKDYQPIAPGKQDVEHAYEFVKKKFEELYFQSSKPDRVDRVFKIYRTTALDQKLVKKTFKLIDESMRRSREET; this is encoded by the exons ATGTCCGTGCTCACATGCGTGCTTGAAAGCATGGGTTCATCCTGTAGCAGACCTCACTTGAACGAGGCGGAAGCAGCTGAAAACGGAAAA TCTGCAGAGATTGACCGGCGGATTTTGCAAGAGACCAAGGCTGAGCAGCACATCCACAAGCTCTTACTTCTCG GTGCTGGAGAATCAGGAAAGTCTACGATATTTAAACAG ATAAAGCTCCTTTTCCAAACTGGCTTTGATGAGGCAGAACTGAGGAGCTATATATCAGTCATCCATGCTAACGTATATCAGACAATTAAA ATACTATATGATGGAGCTAAAGAACTAGCCCAAGTGGAACCAGAGTCTTCAAAGTATGTCATATCCCCAGATAATCAG GAGATTGGAGAAAAAATATCAGAAATCGGTGGCAGGTTGGATTACCCACTGCTTTGTGAAGAACTTGTACATGACATAAGAAAATTATGGGAAGATCCAGCCATTCAG GAAACTTACTCACGTGGAAGTATTCTTCAAGTTCCTGACTGTGCACAGTACTTCATGGAAAATTTGGACCGATTAGCTGAAGCAGATTATGTACCAACAAAG GAGGATGTGCTCCATGCAAGAGTACGGACAAATGGCGTTGTGGAAATTCAATTTAG CCCTCTTGGAGAGAGCAAAAGAGGCGGGGAGATATATAGGTTGTATGATGTAGGAGGTCAAAGAAATGAGAGGAGGAAGTGGATTCATCTTTTTGAAGGTGTTGATGCTGTTGTCTTTTGTGCTGCCATTAGTGA GTACGACCAGATGTTATTTGAGGATGAGGCACAGAATAGAATGATGGAGACCAAGGAACTCTTTGACTGGGTATTGAAGCAAAGATGTTTTGAG AAAACATCATTCATGCTGTTCCTCAACAAATTTGACATATTTGAAAGGAAAATACAGAAG GTTCCTTTAACTGTGTGCGACTGGTTTAAAGACTACCAACCGATTGCGCCTGGGAAACAGGACGTGGAACATGCCTATGA GTTTGTCAAGAAGAAGTTTGAAGAGCTCTACTTCCAGAGTAGCAAGCCTGATCGTGTCGACCGGGTGTTCAAGATCTACAGAACAACGGCGCTGGACCAGAAACTTGTAAAGAAGACGTTTAAGTTGATTGATGAGAGCATGAGACGCTCCAGGGAAGAAACCTGA
- the LOC100838171 gene encoding dehydration-responsive element-binding protein 1H: MAMDGFDERICSSPSSSPSSSSSQEGLAVWSKRPAGRTKFKETRHPVYRGVRHRGAAGRWVCEVRVPGAHGKRLWLGTHLTAESAGRAHDAAMLALLPSAAACLLNFPDSAAATPPALGCAAVVAVAGFLSREAAPSIVSVVIPVAVVPVAVVPVDNGAAGAWPSFLGVLFEVPLPVPPMAMGSGMLELELELDMPSEMDLGMHYADLAEGLLMEPPQDTNEASCWESGDFGDGGDLWSY; the protein is encoded by the coding sequence ATGGCCATGGACGGCTTCGATGAAAGGATCTGCagctccccttcttcttccccgtcgtcgtcctcctcgcaAGAAGGCTTAGCGGTGTGGTCGAAGCGCCCCGCGGGGCGCACCAAGTTCAaggagacgcgccacccggTGTACCGCGGCGTGCGCCAccgcggcgccgcgggccGTTGGGTGTGCGAGGTGCGCGTCCCGGGCGCGCACGGCAAGCGCCTCTGGCTCGGCACGCACCTCACCGCCGAGTCCGCGGGCCGCGCCCACGACGCCGCCATGCTCGCGCTCCTGCCGTCCGCCGCGGCATGCCTCCTCAATTTCCCGGactcggccgccgccacgccgcccgcgctcggctgcgccgccgtcgtcgccgtcgccggcttCCTAAGCCGGGAGGCCGCCCCCTCCATCGTGTCCGTCGTCATCCCTGTGGCCGTGGTTCCTGTGGCCGTTGTTCCTGTGGATAATGGTGCCGCCGGCGCATGGCCATCGTTCCTTGGAGTTCTGTTTGAGGTGCCACTGCCAGTACCACCCATGGCGATGGGGAGCGGCAtgttggagttggagttggagctcGACATGCCGAGCGAAATGGACCTGGGGATGCACTACGCGGACCTCGCCGAGGGGCTGCTCATGGAGCCGCCGCAGGACACCAACGAAGCGTCCTGCTGGGAAAGCGGAGACTTCGGCGACGGTGGAGATCTCTGGAGTTACTGA
- the LOC100837867 gene encoding dehydration-responsive element-binding protein 1H translates to MAMDGSDRCLSSPSSSSSSHDRQEGLAVWSKRPAGRTKFKETRHPVYRGVRSRGAAAAGRWVCEVRVPGAHGKRLWLGTHLTAESAGRAHDAAMLALLPSAAACLLNFPDSAAATPPALGCAAVVAVAGFLSREAAPSIVSVVIPVAVVPVAVVPVDHGAAGAWPSFLGVLFEVPLPVPPMAMGSGMLELELELDMPSEMDLGMHYADLAEGLLMEPPPDTAEAPCWESGDYGHGDAGDLWSY, encoded by the coding sequence ATGGCCATGGACGGCTCCGATCGATGCCTCAGCTCcccttcctcgtcgtcctcctcgcaCGACCGGCAAGAAGGCTTGGCGGTGTGGTCGAAGCGCCCGGCGGGGCGCACCAAGTTCAaggagacgcgccacccggTGTACCGCGGCGTGCgcagccgcggcgccgccgccgcgggccggTGGGTGTGCGAGGTGCGCGTCCCCGGCGCGCACGGCAAGCGCCTCTGGCTCGGCACGCACCTCACCGCCGAGTCCGCCGGCCGCGCCCACGACGCCGCCATGCTCGCGCTCCTGCCGTCCGCCGCGGCATGCCTCCTCAATTTCCCGGactcggccgccgccacgccgcccgcgctcggctgcgccgccgtcgtcgccgtcgccggcttCCTAAGCCGGGAGGCCGCCCCCTCCATCGTGTCCGTCGTCATCCCTGTGGCCGTGGTTCCTGTGGCCGTTGTTCCTGTGGATCATGGTGCCGCCGGCGCATGGCCATCGTTCCTTGGAGTTCTGTTTGAGGTGCCACTGCCAGTACCACCCATGGCGATGGGGAGCGGCATGTTGGAGTTGGAGCTCGAGCTCGACATGCCGAGCGAAATGGACCTGGGGATGCACTACGCGGACCTCGCCGAGGGGCTGCTcatggagccgccgccggacacCGCCGAAGCGCCCTGCTGGGAAAGCGGAGACTACGGCCACGGCGACGCCGGAGATCTCTGGAGTTACTGA